A genomic stretch from Priestia filamentosa includes:
- a CDS encoding MFS transporter: MRNKWIILLLLWLTYMVSYLDRVNISTAGPLMMKDLNMDADSFGWILAAFTLGYGLMQIPGGMLADRFGAKKVMIFGVIWWSIFTGLSGMVASVGMLIAMRALFGAGEALGTGSQWKMLGQFFQGSDRNLASSLYNTAIPLGPALCAPLSVWIMGKVGWQGLFYWFTVPGIVIAILLYWFLPNDSREDSPSAGKSGKKEKRFALKDIVKYPSSWLIFTAYLTKSVAAWGLLGWIPTYLNTSRNIDFKDLGLASSIPYILGFFGLLFFGWLGNRVKHRASLIGVIYLLAGVGLYFAFSAETTNGSIMYLSIASFFIFGAYGPFWGLTLDLFPSEIHGTLSGFTNFGGQIGGFVSPLVVGYLVKSTGSFNYGFLFMIVTLIVASIALFGLDYLKIKANKNRGFPEQKFV, translated from the coding sequence ATGAGAAATAAATGGATTATCTTATTATTATTATGGCTCACTTATATGGTATCCTATCTAGATCGTGTAAATATATCTACAGCAGGACCATTGATGATGAAAGATCTTAATATGGATGCTGATAGTTTTGGTTGGATTCTAGCAGCGTTTACATTAGGGTATGGATTAATGCAAATACCTGGAGGAATGCTTGCTGATCGTTTTGGAGCAAAAAAAGTGATGATTTTTGGAGTGATTTGGTGGTCCATTTTTACAGGATTATCTGGAATGGTTGCATCAGTTGGTATGTTAATTGCTATGCGAGCATTATTTGGGGCCGGTGAAGCATTAGGAACAGGGTCTCAGTGGAAGATGCTTGGTCAATTTTTTCAGGGATCAGACCGAAACCTAGCATCAAGTCTGTATAATACAGCCATTCCGTTAGGTCCGGCTCTTTGTGCTCCACTCTCCGTATGGATTATGGGAAAAGTAGGATGGCAGGGTCTATTCTATTGGTTTACGGTCCCTGGAATTGTAATAGCTATCTTATTGTATTGGTTTTTACCAAATGACTCTAGAGAAGATAGTCCAAGTGCAGGGAAATCAGGTAAGAAAGAGAAACGTTTTGCACTAAAGGATATTGTTAAATATCCCAGCAGTTGGCTTATCTTCACCGCCTATTTAACAAAAAGCGTCGCAGCATGGGGTCTCTTGGGTTGGATCCCCACCTATCTGAACACAAGTCGAAATATTGACTTTAAGGATTTAGGTTTGGCATCTTCAATACCCTATATCTTAGGATTTTTTGGTTTGTTGTTTTTTGGTTGGTTGGGTAACCGGGTCAAACACCGTGCTTCTCTTATAGGGGTAATTTATTTATTAGCAGGTGTAGGTTTATATTTCGCTTTTAGTGCGGAGACAACTAACGGCAGTATAATGTATTTATCTATTGCATCCTTCTTTATATTTGGTGCGTACGGACCATTTTGGGGACTCACTCTTGATTTATTTCCAAGTGAGATTCACGGAACTCTTAGTGGATTTACCAATTTTGGCGGGCAGATTGGTGGGTTTGTATCCCCTTTGGTAGTTGGTTATCTGGTGAAATCAACAGGATCATTTAATTACGGGTTTTTATTCATGATTGTCACCCTAATTGTTGCGTCAATTGCTCTATTTGGACTCGACTATCTGAAAATAAAAGCGAACAAAAACAGAGGTTTCCCGGAACAAAAATTTGTATAG
- a CDS encoding S-adenosylmethionine--2-demethylmenaquinone methyltransferase has protein sequence MSKLAPLLSKDIIERAESLNTTLISDAMGCTGSMDYKIKPVASGMKVVGTALTVSLRPGDNLFLHQAIYDGKEGYVLVADGKGHTTNAYLGELMAGAAKAMGIEGIIIDGLVRDKETLSESDFPIFAKGFIPNGPLKDGPGELHKPISCGGVSVVPGDLIIGDDDGVVVVPKDKIEEVLSKAEKKLDYEKTRLENIAAYEKARTEGRPGGNIQPHWLREQMKAYGL, from the coding sequence GTGAGTAAATTAGCACCACTATTATCTAAGGATATTATCGAGAGAGCAGAATCTCTTAACACGACTCTTATATCGGATGCGATGGGATGTACAGGTTCTATGGATTACAAAATAAAGCCGGTAGCATCAGGTATGAAGGTAGTTGGAACTGCTCTAACTGTAAGTTTGAGACCTGGAGATAATTTATTTCTTCACCAGGCAATCTATGATGGAAAAGAAGGGTATGTTTTGGTTGCGGATGGAAAGGGACACACTACAAATGCCTATCTTGGTGAATTGATGGCAGGAGCAGCGAAGGCCATGGGAATTGAAGGAATTATTATTGATGGATTAGTTCGTGATAAGGAGACACTTAGTGAATCAGACTTCCCTATCTTTGCAAAAGGGTTTATTCCTAATGGTCCCCTAAAAGACGGTCCAGGAGAACTTCATAAGCCTATTTCTTGTGGGGGAGTCTCCGTTGTTCCTGGAGATTTAATTATTGGCGATGATGATGGAGTTGTGGTAGTTCCAAAAGACAAAATTGAAGAGGTTCTTTCCAAAGCAGAGAAAAAACTAGATTACGAGAAAACACGTCTAGAAAATATTGCAGCCTATGAAAAAGCACGTACGGAAGGTAGACCTGGAGGAAACATTCAACCTCATTGGCTAAGAGAACAAATGAAAGCGTATGGATTATAA
- a CDS encoding MurR/RpiR family transcriptional regulator, translating into MENPLLKLKNNISQLTETQRRVADYILKNPVDVAFLTVDQLALTVKTSTTTIMRLTFSLGYSGYTEFQKGLQELLRNNAAPQIRLETNLKDLDDSDLWMRCAENQFNNIQSTVEMISTESLNTALEMIISADRIFCTSVRSGLPVAQHLSFGLNRLLGNCELIVSDLSDWVDKGITLTSKDLVIATSFPRYARRTVEFAIAAKNNGAQVISITDSYSSPLVEYSNLVLPCSSTSIAFHNSPVASMLVADYLISSIAINYPEKTKDRLDEINSILTQINYHYTD; encoded by the coding sequence ATGGAAAATCCACTCTTAAAATTAAAAAATAACATCTCACAACTAACAGAAACCCAGCGAAGAGTTGCAGACTATATTCTTAAAAATCCTGTAGATGTAGCCTTCTTAACAGTTGATCAATTGGCCTTAACTGTAAAAACCAGCACCACTACCATAATGAGATTAACGTTTAGTCTAGGTTACTCCGGATATACAGAGTTTCAAAAAGGTCTTCAAGAGCTTTTACGTAATAATGCTGCTCCTCAAATCCGATTAGAGACAAATTTAAAAGATTTAGATGATAGTGATTTATGGATGCGCTGTGCAGAAAATCAATTTAATAACATTCAATCCACGGTAGAAATGATTTCCACAGAGAGTTTAAATACAGCTCTAGAGATGATTATTTCTGCAGATCGAATATTTTGCACGAGCGTAAGGAGTGGTTTACCAGTAGCACAACATCTATCTTTTGGGCTTAATCGTTTACTGGGAAACTGCGAATTAATTGTATCCGATTTAAGTGATTGGGTTGATAAAGGCATTACTTTAACTTCTAAAGATTTAGTGATTGCAACTTCTTTCCCAAGATACGCTAGAAGAACTGTTGAATTTGCAATAGCTGCTAAAAATAATGGTGCTCAGGTCATTTCAATTACTGACAGTTATTCTTCTCCTTTAGTTGAGTACTCAAACTTAGTACTACCTTGTAGTTCTACTAGTATTGCTTTTCATAATTCTCCAGTAGCATCTATGCTTGTAGCCGATTATCTGATAAGTTCTATAGCTATAAACTACCCAGAAAAGACAAAAGATCGTCTTGATGAAATTAATTCCATTCTTACACAAATAAACTATCATTATACGGATTAA
- a CDS encoding cysteine dioxygenase, whose amino-acid sequence MTLIEQAKHILDELNSPTRFELREALLALDINFDELKPLLQSAEDKPYYRKLLYQNDEVELLVMNWSGIECAPHDHGHSYGWIQVVNGITINTVYEVKENQLPEELFSQYQEEGKIFFAPQKGVHKMNSAGGTDLVTLHLYSPPIKGMMVYDLEACAACVVSDDCGAWWPDHLSQKVKEIQLKKRE is encoded by the coding sequence ATGACTTTAATTGAACAGGCAAAGCATATTTTAGATGAATTAAATTCACCTACTCGATTTGAATTACGAGAGGCGCTTTTGGCTTTGGATATAAATTTTGATGAATTAAAGCCACTATTGCAGTCAGCCGAGGACAAACCCTACTATCGAAAGCTTCTCTATCAAAATGACGAAGTAGAATTACTTGTTATGAATTGGTCGGGAATAGAGTGTGCTCCTCACGATCATGGTCATTCATACGGCTGGATTCAAGTAGTGAATGGTATAACTATAAATACGGTTTACGAAGTGAAAGAAAACCAGCTTCCAGAAGAGTTGTTTTCTCAGTATCAGGAAGAAGGAAAGATTTTCTTCGCTCCCCAAAAAGGGGTGCATAAAATGAATAGTGCAGGAGGTACGGATCTCGTCACCCTTCATCTCTATTCTCCACCAATCAAAGGGATGATGGTTTATGATTTAGAAGCATGTGCTGCTTGCGTTGTATCGGATGATTGTGGAGCATGGTGGCCAGATCATCTAAGTCAAAAGGTGAAAGAGATTCAATTAAAGAAGAGAGAATGA
- a CDS encoding DMT family transporter — MIASRAKFAASLYATMSISFWGISFVSTKAVLDKLDPYTLLVIRFGIGALFLLVLLVLKRYPLKIPFTYIPHLIVLGILGVFVHQVIQATALLTIDASAAGWIISFSPVFTVILSVLFLHEKMTVLKAAGMIVAIIGVLLVTTSGSQQSFQFPINIGYLLMILSTLNWAIYSVLLKRLHIQLPSLVITFYMCLLGFALTTPFLIRNKGWEIMPLLTDVEWAHLLFLGVFVSGVAYWYWAKALEVLEASQVSVFLYLEPVATLITAILLLQEKIIPISILGGIIIIMGVILVNGRLFTFLNSLPWRNKDS, encoded by the coding sequence ATGATTGCGTCAAGGGCTAAATTTGCTGCCTCGTTATATGCAACGATGTCTATTAGTTTTTGGGGGATTTCCTTTGTCTCTACCAAAGCTGTTTTGGATAAACTTGATCCATATACACTCCTTGTTATTCGGTTCGGAATTGGAGCACTTTTTTTATTGGTATTATTAGTGTTGAAGCGATATCCATTAAAGATTCCATTCACATATATTCCTCATCTGATTGTGTTAGGCATTCTTGGAGTATTCGTTCACCAAGTTATTCAGGCAACGGCTCTTCTAACAATAGATGCCTCCGCAGCAGGGTGGATCATTTCGTTTTCCCCTGTATTTACGGTCATTCTTTCAGTACTCTTTCTACATGAAAAGATGACCGTATTAAAAGCAGCAGGGATGATTGTAGCTATCATTGGAGTTCTTCTGGTGACCACTTCTGGCAGTCAGCAGTCTTTTCAGTTCCCAATCAACATTGGTTACCTGTTAATGATTTTAAGTACACTAAACTGGGCGATCTATTCTGTACTATTAAAAAGATTGCATATCCAACTTCCCTCTCTTGTTATTACATTTTATATGTGTTTGTTAGGATTTGCTCTAACGACCCCGTTTCTCATAAGGAATAAAGGATGGGAGATCATGCCTCTTTTAACAGATGTGGAGTGGGCTCATTTGTTATTCCTCGGTGTATTTGTATCAGGTGTTGCTTATTGGTACTGGGCAAAAGCATTAGAGGTGTTAGAGGCGTCCCAGGTTTCTGTGTTCCTATATTTGGAACCAGTCGCGACATTGATAACAGCTATTCTACTATTACAAGAAAAGATTATTCCCATAAGCATATTAGGAGGCATCATAATTATAATGGGAGTCATTTTAGTTAATGGACGACTATTCACTTTTTTAAATTCCTTACCATGGAGAAACAAGGATTCATAA
- a CDS encoding DUF1932 domain-containing protein, giving the protein MKLGFIGFGEAAFELSIGLKQEGLETICAHDVMLDHPTFGPQIKERAKQAQVELEYTPESLLMREDLAMLIVAVPANKAYEVSDSLKPYLRKELIYIDVSASTPDIKRKISNSLKEKGVSFVDASMMGPLPVYKHKVPILASGEGTDAFIDIMSRYGMDISKVSEKPGDASAVKLIRSIFMKGLPALLVEMLEAAHKFGVENLVISSISETMNSKIFEETMNRLVTGTSIHALRRSIELEGSIEMLESSNLSSLMSNAAKDKLQLLAELNLKEKFQGKTPENWLDVITAFEDTNKKSSNIS; this is encoded by the coding sequence ATGAAATTAGGTTTTATTGGGTTTGGGGAGGCAGCTTTTGAATTATCAATCGGATTAAAACAAGAGGGGTTAGAAACTATTTGTGCTCATGATGTCATGTTAGATCACCCTACTTTTGGTCCGCAAATTAAGGAACGAGCTAAACAAGCACAAGTGGAACTGGAATATACACCCGAATCGTTATTAATGAGAGAAGATCTGGCGATGCTAATTGTCGCTGTGCCAGCAAATAAAGCATACGAAGTCAGCGATTCTTTAAAACCTTATCTGAGAAAAGAACTCATTTATATTGATGTATCTGCATCAACGCCAGATATAAAAAGAAAAATTAGCAATAGCCTCAAGGAGAAAGGTGTTAGCTTCGTCGATGCATCTATGATGGGACCTCTACCAGTTTATAAGCATAAAGTCCCGATTCTAGCAAGTGGTGAGGGTACAGATGCATTTATTGATATCATGTCTCGATATGGAATGGATATTTCAAAAGTAAGTGAAAAGCCTGGAGATGCATCGGCAGTTAAGTTGATTCGTAGTATTTTTATGAAAGGGCTACCTGCTCTTTTGGTTGAAATGTTAGAAGCAGCGCACAAGTTTGGCGTAGAAAATCTGGTGATTAGTTCTATAAGTGAGACAATGAATTCGAAGATTTTTGAGGAGACTATGAATCGTTTAGTTACAGGAACTTCAATTCATGCACTAAGAAGATCCATAGAATTAGAAGGTTCCATAGAAATGCTAGAGTCCTCAAATTTAAGTTCTTTGATGTCAAATGCAGCAAAAGATAAGCTTCAGCTATTAGCAGAATTGAATCTAAAAGAAAAGTTTCAAGGAAAGACCCCAGAAAATTGGTTGGATGTAATCACGGCATTTGAGGATACAAATAAAAAGAGTTCAAATATTTCATAG